Part of the Carcharodon carcharias isolate sCarCar2 chromosome 20, sCarCar2.pri, whole genome shotgun sequence genome is shown below.
CTATGGCTGAGCACGGCTGTTACTTACCATCCAGATTAATAAGTGGATCGGTACCTTTAGTAGCATCATTTCTTACACTTTCTGCTGTACAATTCTTGTATTTATCCACTGTGAGGGAAAACAAACATTCATAGTTAAAAACAAGCTTACTGACAGGAGACAGCAGTTTCAAACTTTCTCAGGAGGTGTGTATTGCGCAGCACATTGCTGACCTCCTAGCTGCTCTGCTAGGGGTTGCATTTGCATCTGAGGGCATTTACAATCAACTACATAGTGTAGGACTGCAGTCACATGCAAGACAAACCAGGTGCCCTTCTCTCCCTGCTTGCAAGCAAATACCTTATTTGCCCACCCTGATCTGCATGCCATTATCTCCTTTTGCTTCATCCACCTATCCAATTTAATCTTAAATGCTGACATAGTTTCTACCTCAACCATTAACAgcggaagtgaattccacagccaCACAATTCTGTTCTATTACCATGGCATAACCTATACCCTCTTGTTCTGAATTAATGTTGATGGTTCTagatattaattttttttttagatatgcACCATAGGAATGGAAGGTTGACATATGGAAAAGGCAATTGGTCACACTTAATTAACATTAACATACAAGAGGTGCTAACTGCCTTTCTTTACTGTTAATCCATTTAATTCTACATGTTTTAACTTCACAACAGAAATTTAATATCATGCAAATTAATTCCTTTATATATTTAATGTAACCATCACATAAATGCAAACCCCCAATTCCAACATAAAAGTTCCCCATCATGTCATGTGACTTACTTTTGAAAGAGTTTTAAGATTTTTGCCTCCAACAGCCTATTTGGTAAACATTCCAAGTAATCAACACTTTTTGCATCAAGAACTTGCTCCTAATATTGGTCCTACCTTGTGTAGGTAGAGGAAAACAGTAGTTATTCACCTTTTGGTACACACAGAAAAGGTACCAAAGGACCTGCTGTACACAGCAGCACAGTTGACTCAAGTAACTAACACAGTTATGTTGAAATTTGTAATGTCTCATGAGGGACAAAGAGAGGTAAAATCATAGGCTGAAGGAGGgtaaaagagagagggggactacTTTGGATATTCACCTCTATTCAACAGTATTGCTCTCCCTTTAACAGTCGAATTTCAATATTtaaagatttcattttaaaagtagACTATAGAAGACTAACCACGACCAGCACTCAAATATATAGGAAATAATGAATGCTTAAAGGCTGAAGTTCAGTTGGACACTTAAGTGCAAATAATCAAGGGACTGTAACAGAAACATTTACATGAACTATAGCTTTATCCTGCCCCAATGTGGTCTACATCTAATGAAAGCTGAATTACCAAGTTATAAACTAACATTGTAAAATTCAAAAGGAAAATTATGATGTAAACAAAAAAAGGTTGCTTTAAAAAGTTGAAAGGATAGGAAGTTCCAGAATGGCAATTATAAAATGGTAAGCAACATCAAGCCATTTAAAGAATCGTACCATTATCCGAGTATTCAAGTCTCACAGCCAAGCCCAGAAGCCAGTCAACATTTTCCTGTCTTTCCTGAGCCTTGAATGGGCAATTTACATCTGCCAGATACTGAAAGTAAATGAATCAAATACAGTAGAATTTTAAGTTTGCAAAATTAATCATTTACATGGATTCGCATAATATTTAAATTAAGGTTTTCATATAAATGTTGAATAGACAATGTTGATGACTATAATAGATGATAGGGAATCTTGGATCATTAAATTCATTGGGCTGTGAGCACGTTAGCAGTAGGAAAGTTTACTGGTAAACAAAAAAATCATAAACATACATTTCAAGTCATTGTTAAATGTTTATTATAATATTAAGACTTCATACGAATAAAGAGTGGTGAACATATAAAATATGATGTCCATTTTCAGAGTTATTTATGTCAATTCGTATGCATGTAATTCCAATTATAAACTGTCAGATGCTAAGTCTTGCTAAGTCCTATTTTCATCTGTATTTTCAAATATTATGGAGTTGTTAGAAGCACAATAACATTGTAGATTTGTGCCATATTTATTTTAGACTCAAGTCCGCAGATTCCCTGAGAAATTACTAAGACAACATCCATTTAGATAACACCTTTAAAGTAGTTAAAGAACCTATGGCAGTTCACAGGATAAATGTAACATCGAGTTCCATAAGGAGATATTCTGACAGATGatctaaagcttggtcaaagaggttggttttaagaatTGTCTTAAaggggtagagaggtttagggaggaaattccagacatTAGAGCCTAGACACTGAGAACACGGCTACCAAGTGGTGCAGCGATTAAAACTGAAGGTGCATAAGAGGTCAGTATAGGaaaagcacagatatctcagagggttatggagCTAgtgatggttacagagatagggaaggggcgAAGCcacggagagatttgaaaacaagtatgaaaattttaaaatcaaggtgttgctggattggaagccaatgtagctcagcgagcacagggataaTGGTTGAACTAGACTCTGTGCGAGTTAGGAtttaagcagcagagttttggatgagttcaagtttatgaagggtagaaGTTGGGAAGATGGAGAGCACTGGGAAAGTCAAATCTAGAGGGGCCAAAGGCATTGATGACCTGAGGCAGGGCAGAGATTGGCGACGTTGTGGAGGTGGAATTAGGCTGTCTTTGGGATGAAACATATGCATGATCAAAAGCTCATCACAGGATCAAATAGAAATTCTAAAGttgcgaacagtctggttcagcctcagacagtggccagggagagagatagtaTCGGTGGCTTTGGACATGGTGAATTATAAACAACCCTTCCTTCCATGAATGTAGCTTCTTGGCAACAGCAAATCTGCTAGCATTGCTTTTTACAGGCATGAAAAGCGCTTAATGAAACTCTGTGATACAAGAGGGTGCAATTAAGAACGTAAATGTCATCTGCATTGTCAGTCTGTACTTTATTGCCAGGAATTCCCCACAGTCTAATATTAAATAAATCCTCCAGTTCGACATAGTTTTAGGGGCTCCAGAGCAGTTGGAATGCTATTATAATTATGCCAGGAAAGAACTTGCTTGAGTTCAGCATGTCTAAAGTGCGTTGCAGCCTATTAAGCACTCGAAGTATAATGATTGCTGTAATAtaaggaaatgcaacagccaatttgcacagatcaaggtcccacaaacagaaatgagcTAAATGACAAGGTAATCAGCTTTCAGTAGTTTCGGGTGAGGAATAAAAATTGACCAGGATGCCAGAAATCTCTGCTCTTCTCTGATTACCACCAAGGAAACTTGGTATCCACCAAGAGGGCAGACAGTGTCTCGGTTCACCATCTCATCCTAAAAATGtcacctccaaaagtgcagcatcccccagtgctgcactgaagcatCTACCTAGATAACGCGTCCCAAgtttcaggaagagaatttggACATCAGACCTTCCAATGAGGCTAAAGTTCTGCCAGTGAGCTAAGGCTGAGCCAATGAATGAGGAATTAGAAAAAAGGCTAAAAAAAATCCGAACAGACAGAGAACATTGGGCTGAGAGCAATCAGATAGTGACTTTCAAAATTCAGAAAGAGGGAGATTCATCACAAATAAGGGGGCAAAGATCCAGGTTTACTAAGAGAACAAAGGGAGAAGAAAGAattcttttatttttttccacAGGGTTATTAGAATAGGGAATAAGCTGCCACAAAGTGGTTATAGAGGCAGCGGTTACGATGCTTAAAATGGAACTTGAGAAgtgtttaaaaatataaaagcatATGTGGAAAAGGGCAAAAGTGGGAGTAGATAATGGAAAATCAAgtaacaccaccatcactatGCATCAAattgtctccttctgtgctgtaatttctatgatTAGCTTCAAGCAAGATAGCTCCTCCTTCTACTGAAGCCTGAAATATCCATGGATGTAGTTAGTAAAATATTCAGTGGAATTATATGAAAATATTATGCAAGTTCATTACTTCATGTGTCAGCTGCTATTTCTATCAAAACTCAAGTCAAACGTTGAAAATTGGCAACTAGCTGCAGAACTGACAACAGGCAAAGAAGTGATAGAAAAGAAAAATGCAAGCCAATCCCAATAAAGATCAGCTATATTATTGTGTCTATCAATGCATACTGATCTGCATCCTTTCTCTTACCCACCAAATCGATTTGCTTCACTTCGGTACTGTTGTTTCTACATTATCGTTGTTTGCAATTTAAAAAGTTCACATCCAGGAATTGGAAAATATGATCATTTActggtaaaacaatttacaaatatATCAGACTAAAACATGCAGATTTAACATACATTCAAAGTATTTTATTCAAAATAATGCTCACCTTTTCAAAGTGCTTTGGCCATTCattactgtgcacatttctaaGGTTGCCTCTCTCTTCGATCTTATAATGTCTTACCTTCTGATCTTCAAGCCACACAATTAAATTTCTAAATTCCACCTCATCTAGAATATAAAAAGTAACTGCTTCAGACACagattagttaaaaaaaaatacactgaCAAACTGCAAGCTTAAGAAAATTAAATGTGCTAAAAATCTTAGCACTATACCATCCACTTCAAGGGAGATTTTTTTCAGAATTTATAATTTGCAGCTGTTTTACTTGTCTAAATCAATCTGCAAATCAATCTACCAGCTTCAACATCAAGAGTCAACACAGGTAAAATCCAGTGCTAAACTACAAGCAACTTCTCAAGTAAACTTCTATGATTCACTATATGATTTATATTTAGATTTAAGGCTCGTGTTCACCTTACACAATACTTCCAAAATAGGACACTAAATATTAAAGCTTTCTTTAGAAAAAACTCAGCTTTTAATAATCGTCTTCTCCCCGGTTTTAAAGATTGATTGATGCTTTATCATATTCCTCCCCCCTCAAACGTAAGCTAGTTGACTTTGTTTGATTGACTCCATGTCGGAAAGAAATTACTGCACTTTTTCTCAGCATTCCTACAAATTCATTTTTACATAAAAGGGTTTTTTGGAAAATGGCAATTTGATTCTACCTCTAAAACAGAGCAATAATGCAGAATTAATGGATTTATTTTCACAAGCAGCCTTTTAATTCATTGTTTTTCCCCGCTCAACATTTTCATTCATATGGTCCAAGATCACTGGTCCTGGAGGGCAACTAATTTGAGAAAGTCATATTGGGAGATTTTCTGGGAATTGAACACAGATGACTGAGGAAATGTTACATTAgtaaaggtgccatctttcaaaagAATCATTTAAAATGAGGCTTTATCCACCTATTCCAGCAGGCATGAAAGTTCTCATGGCCTCAGACAAAAGGCAGCAGTGAGTTCTCCTAGTGCCCTGTcccacattcctccctcaatGAATACCAATGAAAATGGATTAGTCACCGGTCTCATTAACTGgttgcaggattttgtcactTCAGAAACAATTCATTGATTTTGCTTGTACACTGAAATATTATAAAGATATGTTTAAGTGTTATGTAAATAAGTAACTTTTTAAATGTCAAATCTGCATCAGGAAAAAATTCCTGGTCATCTTTTGCATAAGTTAATTAAAGGAAAAAAATCATGGTGTTGTTGAAAATAGTTTAGAACTGCTGGTACAAGTGGAGCAGCAACTTAAGAGTCAGTACTCTCAGCTTGTATGCCTGACAATATTTTTCAGATCTCATAATCCAATGACACACACACTTCACTGATTATTGGAACATCACTGCCAATTTGAAGAGTCAACTACAGTTAGTCCTTCAATGAACTGAAAAATTCAACTGAAAGCTTAAACCTACCTCACATTTCCTGAGGATTTTTTATTGGCAAGTGCAAAATGATACAATTAGATTTTCaacttttcaaaacaaaaatgtaATCTTCATTAGAAATTAGAAACTTAATTATAATTAAGTAAACTCTTATAACTGGGATAGGAAATAAGGGTTAAAACATTCAGACTGCATTCATTTTTAATAGGACACTGGGGCCATGATAATTCATGTTCCCTCCTCATTTCAAGCCTgacttcacatctttcctcaacTTTCAACAAAGCCCTAATGCATAACAAATTACTGTTATTGATTGCAACTTTACATTTTACATAACATGCTCCATTTTAACACCCACCTTGTTACACCAGCCTGTCAATGCATGTGCAGTCTAAATACCTTCTATTCCTAAAACAGTATCAGTACATTTCTCAACACTTCATCTAACAATATGGTAACTACTTCCACAACAGACTATAATTCAATATCACAAATCCATTTTAAACTTTAGCTACTGAAGGGGGAAAATCATTTTCtatctttttatctctctctgaaGAGCTGCATTATTCACTTTCAGTATAAAGTATTATGGAGGAGAATTTACCCTGCACAAATAACATTTAATTCAATTTTGTTTTCTTATAAATTAAGGATACAGATTGGGTAGACTTGAAAAACATGCGGTACTGTTTAAAAGACGGGAAGGGGAGCTCGTACTTTCCTCTTCAACCGCCAAAATCAATCATTTGTTCAATCATTTCACCGCtgcctgtgggagcttgctgtgcataaaatgGCTGCGCCATTTGTCGACAAGATAGCAAGAGTGAATGCAATTCAATGGTTTATATGATTATACTTTGCCCACTACTCATAAGGTGTGCTGAAATGTATAAATACTATTATGTCTTTAATTATGTTAAAGCTTCGTGTAAACTGCAGAGAGCACTGCTGGGATGGATGTTCGTTCACTAGGCCGGACCCCTCTCTCCATCCGCAGACTCTGAAGTGTGGGTTGCGAGTAGCCCAGACATTGCGGGCCCTGTGAACCGCTGCCAGCTCCGTTCTGTTCCGTACCTTTACAGTCAAACACGCCGCTATTATGATACTCGAGAGCCGACAGTTTCCTCCGAAACATTTTATCATCCACCACGTTACTCGCCAACAATGACCGGACACGTCACCGCGTCACAAACAGGCGCGATCCGTCGAATGCTCGCAAAGGGATGATGTCAAGGCGTCATCCAAGCAGCGTCCCGCCGCACGCTCGCAAGGGGATGATGTCAACGCGTCATCCAAGCTGCGTCCCGCCGCACGCACATGACGGGATGTGGTCATCCGTATTTAACTGCGATTGGACATTTTGCTTCCCATTGACGTCACAGAGGTTGGTCTTCCTTGGCAGCGGAGCTGGGCTTGTTTCAACAAAACCTTAAAGACATATTGCGGACATCAGTTACATTTTGCACTATGTACAAAGCTAACCATCCCCGATCTTTTCCAAACTCTGATCCTTCTTTCCCCTCCATAAGAACCATCCTTGCTCAaggactggtgagaatgtggaacttgctaccacagggagtagctGAAGTGAATAGTACAGATACAGAAGAGCGTATCAGGGTGAAGGCAGTTGTAGATTATGTGGTATCTTTACAGGACAAAATCTTCAGTGTACTACGTGGAAGTCAACTATCGAACTGTACTAGTTTAATCCGGTTTGACCCTTTTACATACACAAATGGCCACAAGAGCGTACTATTACACTCCTCCCTCTTAACAAAAGTACACAAATGTTCAAATTCCATGTAATTTATATAcatttgtttttctttaatttaCAGATCTAACATAACCATTGGTTTCCTATTCCTAAAAGGATACCTCCTTTCTTGACCCAAACCTTAAGAACTTGGGGAATGAGCTTGACCATACTAGGCCTAAGTTTGAGAAGTTTTCACCGAAAAAAACTGATTTGCTCTTGGCCTTAAATAGAAATGTCCACTTCATCAGACATGTCTGACTGAGACAGTTCTGAAATGGATTCAGGCATAAATTGTATTGGAGTAACTATTAGTATTCTCATATCCCAACTATCCAATTCATCAGACTCATTTGATTCTTCCAACTTTCTTCCTCTTCATAAGCCTCTGAAGATAAAACATGACCTATATGTACAAACCTAACCCTTACACTACCAAACA
Proteins encoded:
- the rtraf gene encoding RNA transcription, translation and transport factor protein translates to MFRRKLSALEYHNSGVFDCKDEVEFRNLIVWLEDQKVRHYKIEERGNLRNVHSNEWPKHFEKYLADVNCPFKAQERQENVDWLLGLAVRLEYSDNVDKYKNCTAESVRNDATKGTDPLINLDVNNPDFKAGVMALANLLQIQRHDDYLVMLKAIRILVQERLSPEAIAKANRSKEGLTVSLEKHLLGFDTGDATLNEAARVLRLLHIEELRDLQTKINEAIVAVQSIIADPRTDHRLGKVGR